In Kushneria marisflavi, the following are encoded in one genomic region:
- a CDS encoding carbohydrate kinase family protein — MFLVCGEALFDFFSDEGQIAPDASSLSFTAVAGGSPMNVAIGLSRLERQSAFFTGLAGDALGERLRAVLASESVNTDFMTEIPGSATTLAMVTLDDNGSPRYVFYNQCGADRMLEPSHLPVSLETVHAIHVGSYALAVSPTSETLETLVARERDRCLISLDPNIRLKVEPDVARWRERIDTFAGHAHLIKISDEDLDALYPDRAPEEVIRGWLNDRCPMVIMTRGGEGVTLFTKDGSESFSPEAIRVTDTVGAGDSFMAALLTWLDEQGLATPEGPGQLTQDQRRDMVEFAMRAAAHTCQQRGPDLPRRHDIVT; from the coding sequence ATGTTTCTGGTCTGCGGTGAGGCCCTTTTTGATTTCTTTTCCGATGAGGGGCAGATTGCCCCGGACGCTTCATCGCTGTCATTTACGGCGGTGGCCGGCGGCTCGCCCATGAATGTGGCCATCGGGCTTTCGCGCCTTGAGCGTCAATCGGCATTTTTTACCGGTCTGGCCGGTGATGCGCTGGGCGAGCGCCTGCGCGCGGTGCTCGCCAGTGAATCAGTCAATACCGACTTCATGACCGAGATTCCCGGCAGCGCCACGACGCTTGCCATGGTCACGCTCGATGACAACGGCTCGCCGCGCTACGTCTTCTATAACCAGTGCGGCGCCGATCGCATGCTGGAACCCTCGCATCTGCCGGTCAGTCTCGAAACCGTGCATGCCATCCACGTGGGCTCCTATGCGCTGGCCGTTTCTCCGACCAGTGAAACACTGGAGACTCTGGTGGCGCGTGAGCGTGACCGCTGTTTGATTTCGCTGGATCCCAACATTCGTCTCAAGGTCGAGCCTGATGTGGCACGCTGGCGTGAGCGTATCGATACCTTTGCCGGCCATGCGCATCTGATCAAGATCAGCGATGAAGACCTCGACGCGCTTTACCCGGACAGGGCGCCGGAAGAGGTCATCCGTGGCTGGCTGAATGATCGTTGCCCGATGGTGATCATGACCCGCGGTGGCGAAGGCGTCACACTTTTCACGAAGGATGGCAGCGAGTCGTTCTCGCCCGAGGCGATCCGGGTCACGGACACCGTGGGCGCCGGTGACAGCTTCATGGCGGCCCTCCTGACATGGCTCGATGAGCAGGGACTGGCCACGCCCGAAGGCCCCGGACAGCTGACGCAGGATCAGCGGCGCGACATGGTCGAGTTTGCCATGCGGGCTGCAGCGCATACCTGCCAACAGCGCGGGCCGGATTTGCCTCGCCGTCACGATATCGTGACGTGA
- the copM gene encoding CopM family metallochaperone — protein MFSGSCRGMSLIMGLLLSTPVLAGSSVSHDEHTSTAGEASQAAQAFDDANQRMHHGMAIESSGNVDMDFARGMLAHHRGAVDMARIELEHGSDEQMRRLAREVIDAQQKEIDLLKRWIAEHDTEISKKTP, from the coding sequence ATGTTCTCAGGATCCTGTCGCGGTATGTCACTGATCATGGGGCTTTTACTGTCAACGCCGGTACTGGCCGGCAGCAGCGTCTCGCACGATGAGCATACGTCAACAGCGGGTGAGGCCAGCCAGGCAGCACAGGCCTTTGATGATGCCAACCAGCGTATGCATCACGGCATGGCCATTGAGTCCAGCGGCAACGTTGACATGGACTTTGCCAGAGGCATGCTGGCCCACCATCGCGGCGCGGTCGACATGGCGCGCATCGAACTCGAGCATGGCAGCGATGAGCAGATGCGCCGGCTGGCCCGTGAAGTGATTGATGCCCAGCAAAAGGAGATTGATCTGCTAAAGCGCTGGATTGCCGAACACGACACCGAGATATCCAAAAAGACTCCATAA
- a CDS encoding NAD(P)-dependent alcohol dehydrogenase — protein sequence MKARALVLERQNELALREIELPGEIGPDEVRISMHTVGICGSDIHYYTHGRIGPFVVEEPMVLGHEGAGTVTEVGANVTTLAPGDRVCMEPGIPDPSSRASKLGMYNVDPAVRFWATPPVHGCLTPEVIHPAAFTFKLPDNVSFAEGAMVEPFAVGMQAVVKAKLQPGDTCVVTGCGPIGLMVALAALASGASRVVISDVVDDKLAIAAGYKGLIPVNVAHESLTERITELTGDGWGADVVFEASGSGRVYDDALTCVRPGGVMVLVGMPVEKVSFDVVLAQTKEVRIETVFRYANVYDRAIELIASGKVDLKPLIVETFDFEQSVAAFDRAVEARPTDVKLQIRVADDPR from the coding sequence ATGAAGGCAAGGGCACTGGTACTGGAGCGCCAAAACGAGCTGGCCCTGCGTGAGATCGAACTGCCCGGTGAGATCGGCCCGGACGAGGTACGCATCAGCATGCATACCGTGGGCATCTGCGGCAGCGATATCCACTATTACACTCATGGGCGCATCGGTCCCTTTGTGGTTGAAGAGCCAATGGTGCTGGGTCACGAGGGGGCCGGTACTGTCACCGAAGTCGGCGCCAACGTGACCACGCTTGCCCCCGGTGATCGCGTCTGCATGGAGCCCGGCATTCCTGATCCATCATCGCGGGCCTCGAAGCTCGGGATGTACAACGTCGATCCTGCCGTGCGCTTCTGGGCAACACCGCCGGTGCATGGCTGTCTCACGCCCGAGGTTATTCATCCGGCGGCCTTTACCTTCAAGCTGCCGGATAACGTCTCCTTTGCCGAAGGGGCTATGGTTGAACCGTTTGCGGTGGGCATGCAGGCCGTGGTCAAGGCGAAGCTTCAGCCTGGAGATACCTGCGTGGTGACCGGCTGTGGTCCGATCGGGCTGATGGTGGCACTGGCCGCGCTGGCCTCCGGCGCCAGCCGGGTGGTGATCTCCGATGTGGTCGATGACAAGCTCGCCATTGCGGCCGGGTACAAGGGACTGATTCCCGTCAACGTGGCCCACGAGTCATTGACCGAGCGTATCACCGAGTTGACCGGTGACGGCTGGGGTGCCGATGTGGTGTTCGAGGCCAGCGGCAGTGGGCGGGTGTACGATGATGCGCTCACCTGCGTTCGCCCGGGTGGCGTCATGGTGCTGGTCGGTATGCCGGTCGAGAAGGTCAGTTTCGATGTGGTGCTCGCCCAGACGAAGGAAGTCCGCATCGAGACAGTGTTTCGCTATGCCAACGTCTATGACCGTGCCATCGAGCTGATCGCCTCCGGCAAGGTGGATCTCAAGCCGTTGATTGTCGAAACCTTTGACTTCGAGCAAAGCGTGGCGGCCTTTGATCGTGCAGTTGAGGCACGCCCCACGGACGTCAAACTGCAGATCAGGGTCGCTGACGACCCGCGCTGA